Proteins from a genomic interval of Xanthomonas sp. AM6:
- a CDS encoding response regulator, producing the protein MTAIRTILLAEDSPADAEMAIDALRDARLANPIVHVEDGVEAMDYLLRRGAYADREEGLPAVLLLDIKMPRMDGLEVLKLVRTDEALKRLPVVILSSSREESDLARSWDLGVNAYVVKPVDVDQFFTAVKTLGTFWAVINQAPDKE; encoded by the coding sequence ATGACCGCCATCCGCACCATCCTGCTTGCCGAAGACAGCCCCGCCGATGCCGAAATGGCGATCGACGCGCTGCGCGACGCGCGCCTCGCCAATCCCATCGTCCACGTCGAGGACGGCGTGGAGGCGATGGATTACCTGCTGCGCCGCGGCGCCTACGCCGACCGCGAGGAAGGCCTGCCGGCGGTGCTGCTGCTGGACATCAAGATGCCGCGCATGGACGGGCTGGAAGTGCTCAAGCTGGTGCGCACCGACGAAGCGCTCAAGCGCCTGCCGGTGGTGATCCTGTCGTCCTCGCGCGAGGAAAGCGACCTGGCGCGCAGCTGGGATCTGGGCGTCAATGCCTACGTGGTCAAGCCGGTGGACGTGGACCAGTTCTTCACCGCGGTGAAGACCCTGGGCACGTTCTGGGCGGTGATCAACCAGGCGCCGGACAAAGAGTAA
- a CDS encoding hybrid sensor histidine kinase/response regulator has translation MPMTGTKLGPIRILMVEDSPEDAELLSDQLLDAGLEATFRRVESESALRAALQEFAPDIVLSDLSMPGFSGHQALRVLREHGNAVPFIFVSGTIGEETAVEALRDGANDYIIKHNPTRLPSAVARAIREARTERERQRVEGELMRAQRLESLAMLAAGLSHDLRNILQPLLIVPELMIGRSDDPQLRHLAEVIAECGRRGHEMAESMLSFVRGSRQPSERVSIAGLFQAVQMLLKSSMPERVGLQVEVADPELSIEANYTELQQCLLNLGLNAIQAMPDGGTLTFSAAPAIGADGSEQVRILVRDSGLGMDADTQANLFSPFFTTKPDGTGLGLISCKRIVESYGGSIGVDSTPGVGTCFELLIPLRGHAPSAEPEPAIPMGKGQRVLLVDGEATRLSLLGNALSSQGYRPQLASDGAAALRDVRERGMPDLVIVDSDIILLSAVSLLLALQDLDYRGPAIVLEDAGTALQRDHFPQDIAVHVLRKPLEMQRVFRAVAHALESG, from the coding sequence ATGCCCATGACCGGCACCAAGCTCGGACCGATCCGGATCCTGATGGTCGAGGATTCGCCGGAAGACGCCGAGCTGCTGTCCGACCAGCTGCTGGACGCCGGCCTGGAGGCGACCTTCCGCCGCGTGGAAAGCGAGTCCGCGCTGCGCGCGGCGTTGCAGGAGTTCGCGCCGGACATCGTGCTGTCGGACCTGAGCATGCCGGGCTTCTCCGGGCACCAGGCGCTGCGCGTGCTGCGCGAGCACGGCAACGCGGTGCCCTTCATCTTCGTCTCCGGCACGATCGGCGAGGAGACCGCGGTGGAGGCGCTGCGCGACGGCGCCAACGACTACATCATCAAGCACAACCCGACCCGGCTGCCGTCGGCGGTGGCGCGCGCGATCCGCGAGGCGCGCACCGAGCGCGAGCGGCAGCGGGTGGAAGGCGAGCTGATGCGCGCGCAGCGGCTGGAGAGCCTGGCGATGCTGGCCGCCGGCCTCAGCCACGACCTGCGCAACATCCTGCAGCCGCTGCTGATCGTGCCGGAGCTGATGATCGGGCGCAGCGACGATCCGCAGCTGCGGCACCTGGCCGAGGTGATCGCCGAGTGCGGCCGGCGCGGCCACGAGATGGCCGAGTCGATGCTGTCGTTCGTGCGCGGCTCGCGCCAGCCCAGCGAGCGCGTGTCCATCGCCGGCCTGTTCCAGGCGGTGCAGATGCTGCTCAAGAGCAGCATGCCCGAGCGGGTCGGCCTGCAGGTGGAGGTGGCCGATCCCGAGCTGTCGATCGAGGCCAACTACACCGAGCTGCAGCAATGCCTGCTCAACCTCGGCCTGAACGCGATCCAGGCGATGCCCGACGGCGGCACGCTGACGTTCTCGGCGGCGCCGGCGATCGGCGCCGACGGCAGCGAGCAGGTGCGGATCCTGGTCCGCGACAGCGGCCTGGGCATGGACGCGGACACGCAGGCGAACCTGTTCAGCCCGTTCTTCACCACCAAGCCGGACGGCACCGGCCTGGGCCTGATCTCGTGCAAGCGCATCGTCGAAAGCTATGGCGGCAGCATCGGCGTGGACAGCACCCCGGGCGTGGGCACCTGCTTCGAACTGCTGATCCCGCTGCGCGGCCACGCGCCCTCGGCCGAGCCGGAGCCGGCGATCCCGATGGGCAAGGGCCAGCGCGTGCTGCTGGTGGACGGCGAGGCCACGCGCCTGTCGCTGCTGGGCAATGCCCTGTCCAGCCAGGGCTATCGGCCGCAGCTGGCCTCCGACGGCGCCGCGGCGCTGCGCGACGTGCGCGAACGCGGCATGCCGGACCTGGTGATCGTGGACAGCGACATCATCCTGCTGTCGGCGGTGAGCCTGCTGCTGGCGCTGCAGGACCTGGACTACCGCGGCCCGGCGATCGTGCTGGAGGACGCCGGCACGGCGCTGCAGCGCGACCACTTCCCGCAGGACATCGCCGTGCACGTGCTGCGCAAGCCGCTGGAGATGCAGCGCGTGTTCCGCGCGGTGGCGCACGCGCTGGAAAGCGGCTGA
- a CDS encoding 20S proteasome subunit A/B, whose product MTYCVGIEVDEGLVFAADTRTNASLDDVRVHRKLHVFEYPGQAVFALMSAGNLATTQLAISRLQRDAEDPDAPRSLRSFRHLFEVAEYVGEVLVSSQVKLSDQSQHSGVSVQSTLILGGQIAGERPGLYMIYPLGNAIATSPETPYLQIGESKYGKPILDRIIRPEMQLEDAARTALVSLDSTIRSNLSVGMPIDLALIRRDDLRVTERMRLEADTPLYSEIHDTWSRKLENAVRTLPRFPWEPALTAESETDNRGALPPLPPRRTPARRDPEDQSSQQ is encoded by the coding sequence ATGACTTATTGCGTAGGCATCGAAGTGGACGAAGGCCTGGTCTTCGCCGCAGACACGCGCACCAACGCCTCGCTGGACGACGTGCGCGTGCACCGCAAGCTGCATGTGTTCGAGTATCCGGGCCAGGCGGTGTTCGCGCTGATGTCGGCCGGCAACCTGGCCACCACCCAGCTGGCGATCTCCAGGCTACAGCGCGACGCCGAGGATCCGGACGCGCCGCGCAGCCTGCGCTCGTTCCGGCACCTGTTCGAGGTGGCCGAGTACGTCGGCGAGGTGCTGGTCTCCAGCCAGGTCAAGCTGTCCGACCAGTCCCAGCACAGCGGCGTCAGCGTGCAGTCCACGCTGATCCTGGGCGGGCAGATCGCCGGCGAGCGGCCCGGGCTGTACATGATCTATCCGCTGGGCAACGCCATCGCCACCTCGCCGGAGACGCCGTACCTGCAGATCGGCGAGTCCAAGTACGGCAAGCCGATCCTGGACCGCATCATCCGCCCGGAAATGCAGCTGGAGGACGCCGCGCGCACCGCGCTGGTGTCGCTGGACTCCACGATCCGCTCCAACCTGTCGGTCGGCATGCCGATCGACCTGGCGCTGATCCGCCGCGACGACCTGCGCGTGACCGAGCGCATGCGCCTGGAAGCGGACACGCCGCTGTACTCGGAAATCCACGACACCTGGTCGCGCAAGCTGGAGAACGCGGTGCGCACGCTGCCGCGCTTCCCCTGGGAACCGGCGCTGACCGCCGAGAGCGAAACCGACAACCGCGGCGCCCTGCCGCCGCTGCCGCCGCGCCGCACGCCGGCCCGGCGCGACCCGGAAGACCAGTCGTCGCAGCAGTGA
- the folK gene encoding 2-amino-4-hydroxy-6-hydroxymethyldihydropteridine diphosphokinase, with the protein MTTVLLSLGSNLRPQHHLRAAIAALRQRFGPIVVSPAYRTAAVGFDGPAFLNNAVSLQTDWELAPLDAWLHALEDAHGRDRSGPRFGDRTLDIDVVFYGDRIVEGPGHLRIPRPELRHAFVLKPLADIAADFVDPVSGRSLGALWQAHAQFGEAFEVVELDEAGNGEEGLGNR; encoded by the coding sequence ATGACCACCGTGCTCCTCAGCCTGGGCAGCAATCTGCGCCCGCAGCATCACCTGCGCGCCGCGATCGCGGCGCTGCGGCAGCGTTTCGGCCCGATCGTGGTGTCCCCGGCCTACCGCACCGCGGCGGTCGGATTCGACGGCCCGGCGTTCCTGAACAATGCCGTGTCGCTGCAGACCGACTGGGAGCTGGCGCCGCTGGATGCGTGGCTGCATGCGCTGGAGGACGCCCACGGCCGCGACCGCAGCGGCCCGCGCTTCGGCGACCGCACCCTGGACATCGACGTGGTGTTCTACGGCGACCGCATCGTCGAGGGCCCGGGCCACCTGCGCATCCCGCGCCCGGAACTGCGCCACGCCTTCGTGCTCAAGCCGCTGGCCGACATCGCCGCCGACTTCGTCGACCCGGTCAGCGGCCGCAGCCTGGGCGCGCTGTGGCAGGCGCATGCGCAGTTCGGGGAGGCGTTCGAGGTGGTGGAGCTCGATGAGGCCGGGAATGGGGAAGAGGGACTGGGGAATCGGTAA
- a CDS encoding pteridine reductase, which translates to MTESKVALITGSARRIGAGIARRLHAAGYRVALHAHTSQAELQALAQELDAARPGSALALHADLRDAAQLPALVAQCVQRFGRLDALVNNASNFYPTPLAEATPAQWDDLFAVNARAPLFLAQAAAAQLRAHAGAIVNITDVHAEQPLRDHPLYCAAKAALAMLTRSLALELAPQVRVNAIAPGAILWPEAGKDSAAQQALLARTPLARTGQVEEIAEAVRWLLDDAGFVTGQTLRVDGGRSLS; encoded by the coding sequence ATGACCGAGAGCAAAGTCGCCCTGATCACCGGCAGCGCGCGCCGCATCGGCGCCGGCATCGCGCGGCGCCTGCACGCGGCCGGCTACCGGGTGGCGCTGCATGCGCACACCTCGCAGGCCGAGCTGCAGGCGCTGGCGCAGGAACTGGACGCGGCGCGCCCCGGCAGCGCCCTGGCCCTGCACGCCGACCTGCGCGACGCCGCGCAACTGCCGGCGCTGGTGGCGCAGTGCGTGCAGCGCTTCGGCCGGCTCGACGCGCTGGTCAACAACGCCTCCAACTTCTACCCCACCCCGCTGGCCGAGGCGACGCCGGCGCAATGGGACGACCTGTTCGCGGTCAACGCGCGCGCGCCGCTGTTCCTGGCCCAGGCCGCGGCCGCGCAGCTGCGCGCGCATGCCGGGGCGATCGTCAACATCACCGATGTGCACGCCGAGCAACCGCTGCGCGACCACCCGCTGTACTGCGCCGCCAAGGCGGCGCTGGCGATGCTGACCCGCTCGCTGGCGCTGGAGCTGGCGCCGCAGGTGCGGGTGAATGCCATCGCCCCGGGCGCGATCCTGTGGCCGGAGGCCGGCAAGGACAGCGCCGCGCAGCAGGCCCTGCTGGCGCGCACCCCGCTGGCGCGGACCGGCCAGGTCGAGGAGATCGCCGAGGCGGTGCGCTGGCTGCTCGACGACGCCGGCTTCGTCACCGGGCAGACGCTGCGGGTGGATGGGGGGCGGAGCCTTTCTTGA
- a CDS encoding SAM-dependent methyltransferase yields the protein MPIDLPAPDADALAHSERLAAHLRAEIAAGGGAIPFSRFMELALYAPGLGYYSAGSSKFGEEGDFVTAPELGPLFAATVSNALAPVLQQLGPQARMLEVGGGSGAFAEVMLKRLLALDALPERYAILEPSADLRARQRERLQRALIPPVFELVEWLDRPFEDDWNGVLFANEVIDALPTPRFVLREGEVFEETVTLDGEGRFRRGEQPADPLLAAAVRHVERYLQAPFADGYRSELLPQLPYWIQAVAGGLRSGALLFVDYGYPRGEFYLPQRDDGTLRAFYRHRTHADPYRWPGLQDLTASVDFTALAEAGTGAGFELAGYCNQASFLLGNGIDALLAEAEARSDERGRQRLHEQVKRLTLPSEMGERFQVMGFERDVSLAPAFLAGDLTWRL from the coding sequence ATGCCTATCGACCTTCCCGCCCCCGACGCCGACGCGCTCGCCCACAGCGAGCGCCTGGCCGCGCACCTGCGCGCCGAGATCGCCGCCGGCGGCGGCGCCATCCCGTTCTCGCGCTTCATGGAGCTGGCCCTGTACGCGCCGGGCCTGGGCTATTACAGCGCCGGCAGCAGCAAGTTCGGCGAGGAGGGCGATTTCGTCACCGCGCCGGAACTGGGGCCGCTGTTCGCCGCCACCGTCTCCAATGCGCTGGCGCCGGTGCTGCAGCAGCTCGGGCCGCAGGCGCGGATGCTGGAGGTGGGCGGCGGCAGCGGCGCGTTCGCCGAGGTGATGCTCAAGCGCCTGCTGGCGCTGGACGCGCTGCCCGAGCGCTACGCCATCCTCGAGCCCAGCGCCGACCTGCGCGCGCGCCAGCGCGAGCGCCTGCAACGCGCACTGATCCCGCCGGTGTTCGAACTGGTGGAGTGGCTGGACCGGCCGTTCGAGGACGACTGGAACGGGGTGCTGTTCGCCAACGAGGTGATCGATGCGCTGCCGACGCCGCGCTTCGTGCTGCGCGAGGGCGAGGTGTTCGAGGAAACCGTGACCCTGGACGGCGAAGGCCGCTTCCGCCGCGGCGAACAGCCGGCCGATCCGCTGCTGGCGGCGGCGGTGCGGCACGTCGAACGCTACCTGCAGGCGCCGTTCGCCGACGGCTACCGCTCCGAACTGCTGCCGCAGCTGCCGTACTGGATCCAGGCGGTGGCCGGCGGGCTGCGCAGCGGCGCGCTGCTGTTCGTCGACTACGGCTATCCGCGCGGCGAGTTCTACCTGCCGCAGCGCGACGACGGCACCCTGCGCGCGTTCTACCGGCACCGCACCCATGCCGATCCGTACCGGTGGCCGGGCCTGCAGGACCTGACCGCGTCGGTGGACTTCACCGCGCTGGCCGAGGCCGGCACCGGCGCCGGCTTCGAGCTGGCCGGCTACTGCAACCAGGCCAGCTTCCTGCTCGGCAACGGCATCGATGCGCTGCTGGCCGAGGCCGAGGCGCGCAGCGACGAACGCGGCCGCCAGCGCCTGCACGAGCAGGTGAAGCGGCTGACCCTGCCCAGCGAGATGGGCGAGCGCTTCCAGGTGATGGGTTTCGAGCGCGACGTGTCGCTGGCGCCGGCGTTCCTGGCCGGCGACCTGACCTGGCGGCTGTGA
- a CDS encoding VanZ family protein, with the protein MNRRALREFRRPAPWLGLWLLAIAAVIAVCLGPPPQLPDLPSGSDKIEHFLAYFLLAWGAVQLFARPRALLLAALGLVALGIGIEFAQGALTTDRMADPRDALANSVGVAAGMALLPTPLRNCMLWLDRRLFGRRAPA; encoded by the coding sequence GTGAACAGGCGCGCGCTGCGCGAGTTCCGGCGGCCGGCGCCGTGGCTGGGCCTGTGGCTGCTGGCGATCGCCGCGGTGATCGCGGTGTGCCTGGGGCCGCCGCCGCAACTCCCGGACCTGCCCTCGGGCAGCGACAAGATCGAGCATTTCCTGGCCTATTTCCTGCTCGCCTGGGGCGCGGTGCAATTGTTCGCGCGCCCGCGCGCGCTGCTGCTGGCCGCGCTCGGCCTGGTCGCGCTGGGCATCGGCATCGAATTCGCGCAGGGCGCGCTGACCACCGACCGCATGGCCGATCCGCGCGACGCGCTGGCCAACAGCGTGGGCGTGGCGGCCGGCATGGCGCTGCTGCCCACGCCGCTGCGCAACTGCATGCTGTGGCTGGACCGACGCCTGTTCGGCCGCCGCGCGCCGGCCTGA
- a CDS encoding family 20 glycosylhydrolase translates to MARSTRSTFFSLARCSATALIALAALSAAASAAAAPLPLIPAPQQARIEGDGFALDASVRVHADDPRAAATARQFIDGLARGSGLQLQLAPPASRPGARSIVFALDPKASASPEGYVLDIGRDGVRARAADPRGLFYAAATLWQLAPAAGQPRPAVLPGAHIVDAPRFGWRGLMLDSARQFQSVEQIKQLLDAMALHKLNTLHWHLTDDQGWRIEIPKYPKLTEIGGCRVASGDAGIGADGRPLRSCGFYRQAQIRELVAYAAARHITIVPEFDLPGHATAALAAYPQFGSIDTPLQVSNEWGVHANLFNASEETLAFFEDVLGEMIALFPGTYIHVGGDEAVKDQWKASPAAQARIRQLGLANEEQLQGWIIKRLERYLHAHGRRLIGWDEILAGGLPERATVMSWQGIEGGITAARQGHDVVMAPVTDLYLDYLQTASPDEPPGRPALTELRKVYAFDPVPAVLDQAQRKHVLGLQATAFSEHMRSWARLQHAVFPRIAAVAETGWTPAQAKDYDGFLQRLPNLLAHYRALGIAYAATPFQPQFEVRGDSAAARATVGLATPLGYRDIRYTTDGSAPNAASPRYTAPLTVALPATLAAQAFADGMPLAEPVRRRVDLASLRSRRDEDLAMCSGKLTLRLEDDGPREGERAIFDVDIFDPCWTWKQAALDGVGALQVRAGRVPYYFQLAHDKPHRRFRPARTPHGELVVRDGCEGRILADVALPARPDADGFATLRVPLPTDAPRTADLCVYFTGDTRPAMWVLDRLTLQPR, encoded by the coding sequence ATGGCCCGTTCCACCCGCAGCACCTTCTTCTCGCTGGCGCGCTGCAGCGCCACCGCGCTGATCGCACTGGCCGCCTTGTCCGCGGCCGCCAGCGCCGCCGCAGCGCCGCTGCCGCTGATTCCCGCGCCACAGCAGGCGCGCATCGAAGGCGACGGGTTCGCGCTCGACGCCAGCGTGCGCGTGCATGCCGACGACCCGCGCGCGGCCGCGACCGCACGGCAATTCATCGACGGCCTGGCGCGCGGCAGCGGCCTGCAGCTGCAGCTCGCGCCGCCCGCGAGCCGTCCCGGCGCGCGCAGCATCGTGTTCGCGCTCGATCCCAAGGCCAGCGCATCGCCGGAAGGCTACGTGCTCGACATCGGCCGCGACGGCGTGCGCGCACGCGCCGCCGATCCGCGCGGCCTGTTCTATGCGGCGGCGACGCTGTGGCAGCTCGCCCCGGCCGCCGGCCAGCCACGCCCGGCGGTGCTGCCGGGCGCGCACATCGTCGATGCGCCGCGCTTCGGCTGGCGCGGACTGATGCTGGATTCGGCGCGGCAGTTCCAGAGCGTGGAGCAGATCAAGCAGCTGCTCGACGCGATGGCGCTGCACAAGCTCAACACCCTGCACTGGCATCTCACCGACGACCAGGGCTGGCGCATCGAGATCCCGAAGTATCCGAAGCTGACCGAGATCGGCGGCTGCCGGGTCGCCTCCGGCGACGCCGGCATCGGCGCCGACGGCCGCCCGCTGCGCAGCTGCGGCTTCTACCGCCAGGCGCAGATCCGCGAACTGGTGGCCTACGCCGCCGCGCGCCACATCACGATCGTGCCGGAATTCGACCTGCCCGGGCATGCCACCGCCGCGCTCGCCGCGTATCCGCAGTTCGGTTCGATCGACACGCCGCTGCAGGTCTCCAACGAGTGGGGCGTGCACGCCAACCTGTTCAATGCCAGCGAGGAAACCCTGGCGTTCTTCGAGGACGTGCTCGGCGAGATGATCGCGCTGTTCCCCGGCACCTACATCCACGTCGGCGGCGACGAGGCGGTCAAGGACCAGTGGAAGGCCTCGCCGGCGGCGCAGGCGCGGATCAGGCAACTGGGCCTGGCCAACGAGGAGCAGTTGCAGGGCTGGATCATCAAGCGCCTGGAGCGCTATCTCCACGCGCACGGGCGGCGCCTGATCGGCTGGGACGAGATCCTCGCCGGCGGCCTGCCCGAGCGCGCCACGGTGATGTCGTGGCAGGGCATCGAAGGCGGCATCACCGCCGCGCGGCAGGGCCACGACGTGGTGATGGCGCCGGTCACCGACCTGTACCTGGACTACCTGCAGACCGCCTCGCCCGACGAGCCGCCGGGCCGCCCGGCGCTGACCGAACTGCGCAAGGTGTATGCGTTCGATCCGGTGCCGGCGGTGCTGGACCAGGCCCAGCGCAAGCACGTGCTCGGCCTGCAGGCCACCGCGTTCTCCGAACACATGCGCAGCTGGGCGCGGCTGCAGCACGCGGTGTTCCCGCGCATCGCCGCCGTCGCCGAGACCGGCTGGACGCCGGCGCAAGCCAAGGACTACGACGGCTTCCTGCAGCGCCTGCCGAACCTGCTGGCGCACTACCGCGCGCTCGGCATCGCCTACGCGGCCACCCCGTTCCAGCCGCAGTTCGAGGTGCGCGGCGACAGCGCCGCGGCGCGGGCCACGGTCGGCCTGGCCACGCCGCTCGGCTACCGCGACATCCGCTACACCACCGACGGCAGCGCGCCGAACGCCGCCTCGCCGCGCTACACCGCGCCACTGACCGTCGCCCTGCCGGCCACGCTCGCCGCGCAAGCCTTCGCCGACGGCATGCCGCTCGCCGAGCCGGTGCGCCGCCGCGTGGACCTGGCCTCGCTGCGCAGCCGCCGCGACGAAGACCTGGCGATGTGCAGCGGCAAGCTGACCCTGCGGCTGGAGGACGACGGTCCGCGCGAGGGCGAGCGCGCGATCTTCGACGTGGACATCTTCGACCCGTGCTGGACCTGGAAGCAGGCCGCGCTGGACGGCGTCGGCGCGCTGCAGGTCCGCGCCGGCCGCGTGCCCTACTACTTCCAGCTCGCGCACGACAAACCGCACCGGCGCTTCCGTCCCGCGCGCACGCCGCACGGCGAACTGGTGGTGCGCGACGGCTGCGAGGGCCGCATCCTGGCCGACGTCGCGCTGCCCGCACGGCCGGACGCGGACGGCTTCGCGACCCTGCGCGTGCCCTTGCCGACGGACGCACCGCGCACCGCCGACCTGTGCGTCTACTTCACCGGCGACACGCGCCCGGCGATGTGGGTGCTGGACCGGCTGACGTTGCAGCCGCGCTAG
- a CDS encoding TonB-dependent receptor, whose amino-acid sequence MKYRKSVLTAAIASSLVFGAQAQQASTGATELDTVQVVGIRASLEKSLDTKRNNVTVSEAITAEDIGKFPSTNVAEAFSQIPGVTLDRRFGQGERVSIDGTDPSLNLSFLDGHPVAQAIWLYGEQPNRGFDYTLLSPQILGRAEIIKASEARLTEGSLGGTVLMHTRQPLDMKANELAASVGYSYSQQASEGKPNASLLYSWKNPEETFGIAVSAQHYEERVDRQGMEVFGYAKASTFTNATGVPADADVPNSVNAAWFQQDRKRDSAVVNLQLKPSDALEFNLSGLYIKENFDNYNQSMYSFLTWNQGTIDAVDALGGVRNGVVRSGHSSANANPDGGTVIYDNNVRQSEVTTKGVDLRGAFRGENWGVGGQVGQSKSENKHLAQYFIEPFYNGGFSWDLDRGIRFDDPAGARDPANWGSAGGWFGNNGIFSTESKDTYGQLDFNVRFDSVFNQLLFGLRQGKHKENFELNVYGGVTPGTLADVGTLGLTDIQGFYPDQGRHVQAGRGNVMDWIRNSPVDYGNPDPASFLNNSWALEQTNNAAYAQLNFSQGGLRGNLGVRYVDSKTEGSGFVYSGTPTLDDLDSKWQTRTKKENFVLPSLNLVYDTSSDWVFRFAAAKVIAWAPYNQMVNNTFLNDTTLTGSGGNAELSPYESWNFNLSAEYYFAEQSMVAWSIFYKKIDNYIDTSATIERQYNSIRDTSPQTWAQMLGSNGCTADGYCDYSIQRPRNAGDGKVKGFTIAYQQPFGDSGFGLTANYTYANGENNTGDALPYQSRNAIAFSPYYEKGPLNARITYNWRDSYLAGGYVAGAAPASVDDYADLGASIGYAINEQWSVQVDAQNLLDEDYFQYLGDTDHPAGRYKNGRRYMATVHFKF is encoded by the coding sequence ATGAAATACCGCAAGTCCGTACTGACCGCCGCCATCGCCAGCAGCCTGGTCTTCGGCGCCCAGGCGCAGCAGGCCAGCACCGGCGCCACCGAGCTGGACACCGTCCAGGTGGTCGGCATCCGCGCCAGCCTGGAGAAGTCGCTGGACACCAAGCGCAACAACGTCACCGTTTCCGAGGCGATCACCGCCGAGGACATCGGCAAGTTCCCGAGCACCAACGTGGCCGAGGCGTTCTCGCAGATTCCCGGCGTCACCCTGGACCGCCGCTTCGGCCAGGGCGAGCGGGTCAGCATCGACGGCACCGATCCCAGCCTGAACCTGTCGTTCCTCGACGGGCATCCGGTGGCGCAGGCGATCTGGCTGTACGGCGAGCAGCCCAACCGCGGCTTCGACTACACCCTGCTGTCGCCGCAGATCCTGGGCCGCGCCGAGATCATCAAGGCGTCCGAGGCGCGCCTGACCGAAGGCAGCCTCGGCGGCACCGTGCTGATGCACACCCGCCAGCCGCTGGACATGAAGGCCAACGAGCTCGCCGCCTCGGTGGGCTACAGCTACAGCCAGCAGGCCAGCGAGGGCAAGCCGAACGCCTCGCTGCTGTACAGCTGGAAGAACCCGGAGGAAACCTTCGGCATCGCGGTGTCCGCGCAGCACTACGAAGAACGCGTCGACCGCCAGGGCATGGAGGTGTTCGGCTACGCCAAGGCCTCCACCTTCACCAACGCCACCGGCGTGCCGGCCGATGCCGACGTGCCAAACTCGGTCAATGCGGCGTGGTTCCAGCAGGACCGCAAGCGCGACAGCGCGGTGGTCAACCTGCAGCTCAAGCCCAGCGATGCGCTGGAGTTCAACCTCAGCGGCCTGTACATCAAGGAAAACTTCGACAACTACAACCAGTCGATGTACAGCTTCCTGACCTGGAACCAGGGCACCATCGACGCGGTGGACGCGCTGGGCGGCGTGCGCAACGGCGTGGTCCGCAGCGGCCATTCCAGCGCCAACGCCAACCCCGACGGCGGCACCGTGATCTACGACAACAACGTGCGCCAGTCCGAGGTCACCACCAAGGGCGTGGACCTGCGCGGCGCCTTCCGCGGCGAGAACTGGGGCGTGGGCGGCCAGGTCGGCCAGAGCAAGTCGGAGAACAAGCACCTGGCGCAGTACTTCATCGAGCCGTTCTACAACGGCGGCTTCAGCTGGGACCTGGACCGCGGCATCCGCTTCGACGATCCGGCCGGCGCGCGCGATCCGGCCAACTGGGGCTCGGCCGGCGGCTGGTTCGGCAACAACGGCATCTTCTCCACCGAGAGCAAGGACACCTACGGCCAGCTCGACTTCAACGTGCGCTTCGACAGCGTATTCAACCAGCTGCTGTTCGGCCTGCGCCAGGGCAAGCACAAGGAGAACTTCGAGCTCAACGTGTACGGCGGCGTCACCCCCGGCACGCTCGCCGACGTCGGCACCCTCGGCCTGACCGACATCCAGGGCTTCTATCCCGACCAGGGCCGGCACGTGCAGGCCGGGCGCGGCAACGTGATGGACTGGATCCGCAACAGCCCGGTGGACTACGGCAATCCCGACCCGGCCAGCTTCCTCAACAACAGCTGGGCGCTGGAGCAGACCAACAACGCCGCCTATGCGCAGTTGAACTTCTCCCAGGGCGGCCTGCGCGGCAACCTCGGCGTGCGCTACGTGGATTCCAAGACCGAGGGCAGCGGCTTCGTCTACAGCGGCACGCCGACGCTGGACGACCTGGACAGCAAGTGGCAGACGCGCACCAAGAAGGAGAACTTCGTGCTGCCGTCGTTGAACCTGGTCTACGACACCAGCAGCGACTGGGTATTCCGCTTCGCCGCGGCCAAGGTCATCGCGTGGGCGCCGTACAACCAGATGGTCAACAACACCTTCCTCAACGACACCACGCTCACCGGCAGCGGCGGCAACGCCGAGCTGTCGCCGTACGAGTCGTGGAACTTCAACCTGTCGGCCGAGTACTACTTCGCCGAGCAGTCGATGGTGGCCTGGTCCATCTTCTACAAGAAGATCGACAACTACATCGACACCTCGGCCACGATCGAGCGCCAGTACAACTCGATCCGCGACACCTCGCCGCAGACCTGGGCGCAGATGCTCGGCAGCAACGGCTGTACCGCAGACGGCTACTGCGACTACAGCATCCAGCGCCCGCGCAACGCCGGCGACGGCAAGGTCAAGGGCTTCACCATCGCCTACCAGCAGCCGTTCGGCGACAGCGGCTTCGGCCTCACCGCCAACTACACCTACGCCAACGGCGAAAACAACACCGGCGACGCCCTGCCCTACCAGTCGCGCAACGCCATCGCCTTCAGCCCGTACTACGAGAAGGGCCCGCTGAACGCGCGCATCACCTACAACTGGCGCGACAGCTATCTCGCCGGCGGCTACGTGGCCGGCGCGGCCCCGGCCAGCGTCGACGACTACGCCGACCTGGGTGCGAGCATCGGCTATGCGATCAACGAACAGTGGTCTGTACAGGTGGACGCGCAGAACCTGCTGGACGAGGACTACTTCCAGTACCTGGGCGACACCGACCATCCCGCCGGCCGCTACAAGAACGGGCGCCGCTACATGGCCACCGTGCATTTCAAGTTCTGA